A genomic window from Cucurbita pepo subsp. pepo cultivar mu-cu-16 unplaced genomic scaffold, ASM280686v2 Cp4.1_scaffold000136, whole genome shotgun sequence includes:
- the LOC111783987 gene encoding RING-H2 finger protein ATL64-like: protein MSPNMSHELMGLIVLSAIAIIVFLPIFMFRCYHNRFMQNQTRALDVEQPNHATRLFARFRAEVMRRQSSIATTPPRPNTAEEEAASIVTKVAYKDIKTTEEADSDDCCAICIEGFEEDEICGVLDRCGHCFHKICIDQWLGIKSRCPLCRCLVRVVSENNNS from the coding sequence ATGAGTCCCAATATGTCCCACGAGCTGATGGGTCTCATAGTATTGAGCGCCATTGCTATCATTGTGTTCTTGCCGATCTTCATGTTTCGTTGCTATCACAACCGCTTCATGCAAAATCAAACTAGAGCCCTCGATGTTGAGCAACCAAACCATGCAACGCGACTCTTCGCTCGTTTTCGGGCCGAGGTTATGCGGCGACAGTCATCGATAGCAACAACACCTCCTCGACCGAACACCGCGGAGGAAGAAGCCGCCTCCATTGTCACGAAGGTCGCTTACAAAGACATCAAGACGACGGAGGAAGCCGATTCCGATGACTGTTGCGCCATTTGCATTGAAGGGTTTGAAGAGGATGAGATTTGCGGAGTTCTTGATCGTTGTGGTCATTGTTTCCATAAGATTTGTATCGATCAGTGGTTGGGGATCAAGAGTCGTTGCCCTCTGTGTCGCTGTTTGGTTCGTGTTGTATCGGAGAATAATAATTCGTAA
- the LOC111783988 gene encoding outer envelope pore protein 16, chloroplastic-like: MPRTGFVGSLSTPKVDVVIDMGNPFLNLTVDGFLKIGSVAATRAAAEDAYHVVRKGTISSHNFENTLKKMCKEGAYWGTVAGVYVGMEYGVERIRGRRDWCRKVKEVGDLMTGEPATEAPVNGGRNYNGPKASQKVTEACKGFLGPDGDWPSSAKAEGSLTARPTRRAGTKVGLSDPTVPSGRAVAQRIKVTLGITG; encoded by the exons ATGCCTCGCACCGGCTTCGTCGGTTCCTTATCCACGCCCAAGGTCGACGTCGTCATCGACATGGGCAACCCCTTCCTCAACCTCACCGTTGATGGCTTCTTGAAGATCGGATCC GTCGCGGCTACCCGAGCGGCTGCCGAGGATGCGTATCATGTCGTTAGAAAAG gAACGATTTCTAGtcacaattttgaaaacacG TTGAAGAAAATGTGTAAAGAAGGTGCATACTGGG GAACCGTGGCCGGAGTTTACGTCGGTATGGAGTATGGGGTAGAAAGGATTCGCGGCAGAAGAGATTGg TGCCGGAAGGTCAAGGAAGTTGGTGACCTGATGACAGGGGAGCCGGCGACCGAAGCCCCGGTGAACGGCGGCCGTAACTATAACGGTCCTAAG GCCTCCCAAAAGGTAACGGAGGCGTGCAAAGGTTTCCTCGGGCCAGACGGAGATTGGCCCTCGAGTGCAAAGGCAGAAGGGAGCTTGACTGCAAGACCCACCCGTCGAGCAGGGACGAAAGTCGGCCTTAGTGATCCGACGGTGCCGAGTGGAAGGGCCGTCGCTCAACGGATAAAAGTTACTCTAGGGATAACAGGCTGA